One genomic window of Gemmatimonadales bacterium includes the following:
- a CDS encoding NAD(P)/FAD-dependent oxidoreductase, whose amino-acid sequence MTPRTAIVVGSGPNGLAAAITLAQGGCTVTVLEAEPTIGGGIRSAELTLPGFMHDVCSAIHPMAAVSPFFRSLPLAEHGLEWLDSPAPFVHPLDDGTAVVFHRSIDRTAARLDADADSWRALFNPLIADHDRLIESLLAPLIPPRHPLLMAQFGRHALRSVDHVANTCLRGARARALFAGIAAHAVLPFDAAGSASFALVLGLVGHVAGWPFPRGGSQRIADALASTLGAAGGVVRTNRRVESAAELSGADVVLFDLSPRPLLSIAAERLPPRYRRRIGAYRYGPAAFKIDWALRGPIPWRAAECAQAATVHLGGTYEEIAASEAAVARGEHAERPFVLLTQPSLFDDTRAPAGQHTAWAYCHLPNGSPIDMTAPIEAQIERFAPGFRDLVIGRHVTTPADLERHNSNYVGGDIVGGANNLMQMLGRPLLSLHPYRIPVRGWYLASASTPPGGGVHGMSGFHAARAALRALR is encoded by the coding sequence ATGACACCGCGTACCGCGATTGTGGTCGGGTCGGGACCGAACGGCCTCGCCGCGGCGATCACCCTCGCCCAGGGGGGATGCACAGTCACGGTGCTGGAAGCAGAGCCGACAATCGGCGGCGGGATCCGGTCGGCCGAGCTGACCCTCCCCGGATTCATGCACGACGTCTGCTCCGCGATCCATCCGATGGCGGCCGTCTCCCCGTTCTTCCGCTCGCTCCCGCTCGCCGAACACGGGCTGGAATGGCTCGACTCGCCGGCGCCGTTCGTCCACCCGCTCGATGACGGCACAGCCGTCGTGTTCCACCGCTCAATCGACCGTACCGCCGCGAGGCTCGACGCGGACGCCGACTCCTGGCGCGCCCTCTTCAACCCGCTGATCGCCGATCATGACCGGCTCATCGAGTCGCTGCTCGCGCCGCTGATTCCGCCGCGGCATCCGCTCCTCATGGCGCAGTTTGGACGGCACGCGCTCCGTTCCGTCGATCACGTCGCCAACACCTGCCTTCGTGGCGCGCGGGCGCGGGCGCTCTTCGCCGGGATCGCCGCGCACGCCGTGCTCCCGTTCGATGCGGCGGGGAGCGCGTCGTTCGCGCTCGTCCTTGGCCTGGTGGGGCACGTCGCCGGGTGGCCGTTCCCACGCGGCGGATCGCAGCGGATTGCCGATGCACTCGCCAGTACGCTCGGCGCTGCCGGCGGCGTGGTCCGCACCAATCGACGCGTCGAGTCGGCCGCAGAGCTCAGCGGCGCCGACGTCGTGCTCTTCGACCTCTCGCCGCGCCCGCTCCTCTCCATCGCGGCAGAACGCCTTCCGCCGCGATACCGGCGGCGGATCGGCGCGTACCGGTACGGCCCGGCGGCGTTCAAGATCGACTGGGCGTTGCGCGGACCGATTCCATGGCGCGCCGCGGAATGCGCCCAGGCCGCGACGGTCCATCTTGGCGGGACATACGAGGAGATAGCCGCATCGGAAGCAGCAGTGGCACGTGGCGAGCACGCCGAGCGACCGTTCGTCCTGCTGACCCAGCCGAGCCTCTTCGACGACACGAGAGCGCCGGCGGGCCAGCATACCGCCTGGGCGTACTGCCATCTCCCGAACGGCTCTCCGATCGACATGACCGCGCCGATCGAAGCGCAGATCGAACGCTTTGCGCCAGGCTTTCGCGACCTGGTGATCGGCCGCCACGTGACGACGCCGGCCGATCTCGAACGTCACAATAGCAACTACGTCGGCGGAGACATCGTGGGTGGTGCCAACAACCTGATGCAGATGCTGGGGCGCCCGCTCCTCTCGTTGCACCCGTACCGGATCCCCGTTCGCGGGTGGTATCTCGCTTCGGCGTCGACGCCGCCGGGTGGAGGAGTGCACGGGATGTCGGGCTTTCACGCCGCGCGCGCCGCGCTTCGCGCGCTCAGGTGA